One window of Alkalispirochaeta americana genomic DNA carries:
- the mraY gene encoding phospho-N-acetylmuramoyl-pentapeptide-transferase — translation MLKELLFPLSRHFSPFNVFQYITFRAAYAAVTALLITFLCGPWVIQYLRRLRFGEEIRADGPETHQQKSGTPTMGGVLIIFSIVVSGMLWLDISVAYSLIGLLAVVGFGAIGMVDDLHKILRKDKDGLNGWGKILGQVTVALVIALLLYYFGGEHTTQLYLPFLKRPLLDLGLWYIPFAVLLLVGTSNAVNLTDGLDGLATGLVLMVSLTFGVITYVSGRVDYAYYLQIPYIPGGGELAVLSLAVAGACVGFLWFNSHPAEIMMGDTGSLALGGVIGVLALMIKKEILLIIVGGVFVMEAVSVIVQVLSYKVRGKRVFRMAPVHHHFELLGWSETKVVLRLWILGGLFAILSLSTLKIR, via the coding sequence ATGCTTAAAGAACTTCTGTTCCCGTTGAGCCGGCATTTTTCGCCGTTCAACGTATTTCAATACATTACCTTTCGTGCTGCCTATGCGGCTGTGACGGCCTTGCTGATTACCTTTCTGTGTGGTCCCTGGGTCATTCAGTATCTGCGGCGGCTCCGCTTTGGCGAAGAGATACGCGCCGACGGACCGGAAACGCACCAGCAGAAATCAGGAACCCCTACCATGGGCGGGGTGCTGATTATTTTCTCGATTGTTGTATCGGGTATGCTCTGGCTCGATATCTCGGTGGCCTACAGTCTCATCGGTCTTCTTGCCGTGGTGGGATTTGGAGCTATCGGGATGGTCGATGATCTTCACAAGATACTTCGAAAGGACAAGGACGGGCTTAACGGGTGGGGGAAGATCCTCGGTCAGGTGACGGTGGCTCTCGTTATTGCGCTGTTGCTCTACTATTTTGGCGGGGAGCACACGACGCAGCTCTATTTACCCTTCCTCAAGCGTCCGCTGCTGGATCTGGGCCTCTGGTACATTCCCTTTGCAGTACTCCTTCTGGTGGGGACTTCCAACGCGGTGAATCTTACGGATGGTCTGGACGGCCTTGCTACGGGGCTGGTTCTCATGGTGAGTCTCACCTTCGGGGTTATCACCTATGTGAGTGGCCGTGTTGATTATGCCTATTATCTGCAGATTCCCTACATTCCCGGAGGAGGGGAGCTTGCCGTCTTGAGCCTTGCTGTGGCTGGGGCCTGCGTGGGTTTTCTCTGGTTCAACAGCCACCCCGCAGAGATCATGATGGGTGATACGGGAAGTCTCGCGCTGGGCGGTGTGATCGGCGTTCTTGCCTTGATGATTAAAAAAGAGATCCTCCTGATCATTGTGGGGGGGGTCTTTGTAATGGAGGCGGTGTCTGTGATTGTCCAGGTTCTCTCCTATAAAGTGCGGGGAAAACGGGTCTTTCGCATGGCGCCTGTGCATCACCATTTCGAACTCCTGGGGTGGTCCGAGACAAAGGTGGTGCTTCGCTTATGGATACTGGGAGGGCTCTTCGCGATTCTGAGTCTCTCCACGCTGAAGATTCGGTGA
- the hslV gene encoding ATP-dependent protease subunit HslV, whose protein sequence is MSTTRGTPRIRSTTIVAVQRGDSVAVAGDGQVSMGEAVVKGNARKVRTIYDGRIAVGFAGATADAFTLFERFEARIKEYSGDLMRSAVELAKDWRTDRTLRRLEAMLLVADKHKVLLISGTGDVLEPEHGVMAIGSGGNYAFAAARALLNNTDLSAREIAERSLQIAGEICVYTNGHITVEELS, encoded by the coding sequence ATGAGTACCACCAGGGGAACACCCCGGATTCGAAGCACTACAATCGTGGCGGTTCAGCGAGGTGATTCTGTTGCAGTTGCCGGCGATGGACAGGTTTCCATGGGAGAAGCCGTGGTAAAGGGAAACGCCCGAAAAGTTCGGACCATTTATGACGGGCGAATCGCCGTGGGGTTTGCCGGAGCCACGGCTGATGCCTTTACCCTCTTTGAACGGTTTGAAGCCCGGATCAAGGAGTATAGCGGAGATCTGATGCGCAGCGCCGTGGAACTTGCCAAAGATTGGAGAACCGACAGGACCTTGCGCCGCCTGGAAGCGATGCTCCTGGTGGCGGACAAGCACAAGGTTCTTCTCATCTCTGGTACCGGTGATGTGCTGGAGCCGGAACATGGAGTAATGGCAATTGGATCAGGCGGAAACTACGCCTTTGCGGCTGCCCGAGCGTTGCTAAACAACACTGATCTTTCGGCCAGGGAGATAGCCGAACGGTCCTTGCAGATTGCCGGGGAAATATGCGTCTATACCAACGGTCATATTACGGTGGAGGAGCTTTCGTGA
- the ftsA gene encoding cell division protein FtsA: protein MAGENMIVGLDIGTSKVTVAIAEVRPGEPLEIIGVGTSPSSGLRRGVVINIEATLRSVVDAIESAEQMAGREVKRVVSGIAGSHISGLNSSGVVAVTGRGREITPADIARVIENARAVSIPMDREILHVIPRNYVIDEQGGIKDPLDMIGVRLEVEVHLITGSVTAAQNLVKCVNRAGFEIEQVVFNSIASAEAVLSQDEKDLGVLLIDIGGGTTNVMVYQDGAPFSSFVLPMGGSQVTGDLSIMLRTSVESAEKIKREDGCAYMALVEEGEPVLVPGVGGRAPIQCTREQICEIVQPRMGEIFRLVRERLDRQRMLDRVAGGLVLTGGGALLPGVVELAQDVFDLGGRIGQPSRHGGLADRYQSPEFSTAVGLVLRTWHSGGGDVPGGTERRKAGLKRVTQWMKHFF from the coding sequence GTGGCAGGTGAAAATATGATTGTGGGGCTCGATATCGGGACCAGCAAGGTCACTGTGGCAATCGCCGAGGTCCGGCCCGGGGAACCCCTGGAGATTATCGGAGTGGGGACATCCCCCTCGTCAGGTCTTCGTCGCGGGGTGGTTATAAATATCGAAGCCACGCTTCGCAGCGTGGTGGACGCGATCGAATCGGCTGAACAGATGGCAGGACGCGAGGTAAAGCGTGTTGTCAGTGGTATAGCGGGAAGTCATATCAGCGGACTCAACTCCAGTGGTGTTGTTGCCGTGACCGGACGGGGCCGAGAGATAACTCCGGCGGATATCGCCAGAGTTATCGAAAACGCCCGGGCTGTCTCGATTCCCATGGACCGGGAGATTCTCCATGTGATCCCCCGGAATTACGTTATTGATGAGCAGGGAGGAATCAAGGACCCTCTTGATATGATCGGTGTCCGCCTGGAGGTGGAGGTGCATCTTATCACCGGTTCTGTGACGGCAGCGCAGAACCTGGTGAAGTGTGTAAACCGGGCCGGTTTTGAGATAGAGCAGGTGGTGTTTAACTCCATCGCCTCTGCTGAAGCGGTGCTTTCCCAGGACGAAAAAGATCTGGGAGTTCTCCTGATCGATATCGGGGGAGGGACCACCAACGTCATGGTGTACCAGGACGGTGCTCCCTTCAGCAGTTTTGTTCTGCCCATGGGGGGGAGCCAGGTGACGGGGGATCTCTCCATCATGCTTCGCACCTCTGTGGAGTCGGCCGAGAAGATCAAGCGAGAGGACGGATGCGCCTATATGGCGCTGGTTGAAGAGGGCGAACCTGTTCTTGTTCCGGGGGTGGGTGGTCGAGCTCCTATCCAGTGCACCCGAGAGCAGATTTGCGAAATTGTTCAGCCCCGAATGGGAGAGATTTTCCGCCTGGTTCGCGAGCGACTGGACCGCCAGCGCATGCTGGATCGTGTGGCAGGCGGGCTTGTTCTTACTGGCGGAGGGGCTCTGTTGCCGGGAGTTGTGGAACTCGCCCAGGATGTGTTCGATCTGGGCGGGCGTATCGGCCAGCCCAGTCGTCATGGAGGATTGGCTGATCGTTATCAGAGTCCGGAGTTCTCCACCGCCGTAGGCTTGGTGTTGCGCACCTGGCACAGTGGTGGGGGAGATGTCCCGGGCGGAACGGAACGACGGAAAGCAGGTTTAAAGCGCGTCACCCAGTGGATGAAGCACTTTTTTTAA
- the ftsZ gene encoding cell division protein FtsZ translates to MNFQVYEDDLSIASSGTSPTVIKVIGVGGGGSNAVNRMIQSGLTNVEFIAVNTDLQALQGSQAEVRIPLGTKITGGLGAGGKPEIGEKAAQEDKDQVRSVLEGADMVFVTAGMGGGTGTGAAPVIADIARSLGILTVAVVTKPFDFEGRRKKQLAEEGISRLRDAVDTLITIPNQHLLKIVPKDTPITDAFLVADDVLRQGVQGISDLITKEGMINIDFADVRTVMAGQGDALMGVGSGDGDNRAVDAATNAINNPLLEDARIEGADKILVSVTGGTSFSLSEYEEIMKIITANADAEVLVIAGTTVDQTLDEQVRVTVIATGFGESEQSGLCREEETVTVSADPGKSEPKEAEPEFITLDSWNTYTRSNPHQDDLFAEDGEEEIRLGVPAILRNRRLSGNR, encoded by the coding sequence ATGAATTTTCAGGTTTATGAGGACGATCTTTCGATCGCCTCAAGTGGGACGAGTCCCACGGTGATCAAGGTGATCGGTGTCGGTGGCGGCGGAAGCAACGCGGTGAATCGGATGATTCAGTCGGGGCTGACCAATGTCGAGTTTATCGCGGTGAATACCGATCTGCAGGCTCTTCAGGGGTCCCAGGCGGAGGTCCGGATTCCTCTGGGAACCAAGATAACGGGTGGTCTTGGTGCGGGGGGAAAACCCGAAATCGGGGAAAAGGCCGCCCAGGAAGACAAGGATCAGGTTCGGTCGGTGCTTGAAGGTGCTGACATGGTCTTTGTTACCGCCGGCATGGGTGGTGGAACGGGCACGGGGGCCGCGCCGGTGATCGCTGATATTGCCCGGAGTTTGGGAATTCTCACGGTGGCTGTGGTGACAAAGCCCTTCGATTTTGAGGGCCGGAGAAAGAAACAGCTCGCCGAGGAGGGGATTTCCCGGTTGCGCGATGCTGTGGATACGCTTATTACTATCCCGAACCAGCATCTGCTGAAAATCGTTCCCAAGGATACTCCCATAACCGACGCGTTCCTGGTGGCCGATGATGTTCTTCGCCAGGGGGTCCAGGGAATAAGTGATCTCATTACCAAAGAGGGAATGATCAACATTGATTTTGCCGATGTCCGAACAGTTATGGCGGGACAGGGTGACGCTCTCATGGGAGTCGGCTCCGGCGATGGTGATAATCGGGCTGTCGATGCAGCTACCAACGCGATCAATAATCCCCTGCTTGAAGATGCCCGGATAGAGGGGGCTGACAAAATACTGGTGAGCGTTACCGGAGGTACAAGCTTTTCTCTCTCGGAGTACGAGGAGATAATGAAGATTATCACCGCCAACGCCGACGCCGAGGTGCTTGTTATTGCCGGGACTACCGTTGACCAGACCCTGGATGAGCAGGTGCGGGTTACAGTGATCGCCACCGGTTTCGGAGAATCCGAGCAGAGCGGTCTTTGCCGGGAAGAGGAAACGGTAACGGTTTCTGCCGATCCAGGAAAATCCGAGCCCAAGGAAGCAGAGCCTGAGTTTATTACCCTCGATTCCTGGAATACCTACACGCGGTCGAACCCGCACCAGGACGACCTTTTTGCGGAAGATGGCGAGGAGGAGATTCGCCTGGGGGTCCCCGCAATTTTGCGTAATCGGCGCCTCTCGGGGAACCGCTGA
- the dprA gene encoding DNA-processing protein DprA produces the protein MRDQVCTRDDVLSRALAQPAPERDALLMAGRFLPLRPLERIRLLAEAPGTEQLLKLDHYRVERIIGRPLRKTAWNPRQLLAETKLDLDWLSGGERWILWIGDAGYPAHLREIYDPPAVLYGWGNAREVQRRGIALVGTRQPDHEGEVAAFQAGYDLARRGIVCVSGLARGIDAAAHRGTVGAQGVAVAVLGSGIDAVYPAGNRPLGADILDQGGAIVSEYPPGAPPRRYQFPARNRIVVGLSAGVVVFQAPEPSGALISAEFGLQLGVEVMVHAVGAAWTGCRRLLQAGASLVENSEAVLELIGPGAVECRGEGLSPGTDLSPGDAAERAKLALFDLPGEVRP, from the coding sequence GTGAGGGACCAGGTCTGCACCCGGGATGATGTGCTGAGCCGGGCTCTGGCGCAACCCGCTCCCGAGAGAGATGCCCTGCTCATGGCGGGCCGTTTCCTCCCGTTGCGGCCTCTGGAGCGGATCCGTCTGCTTGCGGAAGCACCCGGGACGGAACAGTTGCTGAAGCTGGATCACTACCGGGTGGAACGGATTATCGGGCGTCCTCTGCGCAAAACAGCCTGGAATCCCCGGCAGCTTCTGGCAGAGACGAAGCTCGACCTTGATTGGCTCTCTGGAGGGGAGCGATGGATTCTCTGGATTGGCGATGCCGGGTACCCCGCCCATTTGCGGGAGATCTACGACCCCCCGGCTGTTTTGTACGGCTGGGGGAATGCCCGGGAGGTTCAGCGCCGGGGAATTGCCCTGGTGGGGACTCGTCAGCCTGACCATGAGGGAGAGGTGGCGGCTTTCCAGGCAGGCTATGATCTGGCCCGGAGGGGTATTGTGTGCGTGAGTGGCCTGGCTCGTGGAATAGACGCTGCCGCCCATCGGGGAACGGTGGGTGCCCAGGGCGTGGCCGTAGCTGTTCTGGGAAGCGGAATTGATGCGGTATATCCAGCGGGGAATCGTCCGCTGGGAGCTGACATTCTGGATCAGGGGGGAGCGATCGTGAGCGAATATCCCCCGGGTGCGCCTCCCCGACGGTATCAATTTCCTGCACGAAACCGGATAGTGGTGGGACTCTCGGCGGGTGTGGTCGTTTTTCAGGCTCCTGAGCCCTCGGGAGCGCTTATCTCGGCGGAGTTTGGTCTGCAGCTTGGTGTAGAGGTGATGGTGCATGCTGTCGGGGCTGCCTGGACGGGGTGCCGCCGATTGCTCCAGGCGGGGGCTTCCCTGGTAGAGAACTCCGAGGCCGTGCTGGAACTGATTGGGCCTGGGGCCGTAGAATGCAGGGGTGAGGGGCTTTCTCCCGGCACTGATCTTTCTCCAGGGGATGCTGCAGAACGGGCAAAGCTGGCGCTCTTTGATCTTCCCGGGGAGGTGCGGCCGTGA
- a CDS encoding site-specific tyrosine recombinase, whose amino-acid sequence MVSTTVLDRFADYLRVELRLSQQTVETYLRECVGAEVYAKDRSLELSLLTTADVIDYLLHRQHADAPLDHRTVAKGLSALRSFFQFCVLEGLRPDNPATTISSPRGEHRLPGVLSVEEVERLLEQIDLASPGGVRDRALFELIYSCGLRISEAVDLELYNLYLDEGLVLVRGKGDRERLVPLGEEAARWVQRYLAEARPCLVKVASERAVFVNRLGGRLSRKGMWKRFHELTRAVGIEAKVHTLRHSFATHLLEGGADLRAVQELLGHADIGTTQIYTHIDTEDLRAYHQQYHPRGGAADREDSSV is encoded by the coding sequence ATGGTTTCCACGACGGTACTGGACCGATTTGCTGATTACCTTCGGGTGGAGCTGCGTCTCTCGCAGCAGACCGTGGAGACCTATCTGCGGGAGTGTGTTGGAGCCGAGGTGTATGCAAAGGATCGAAGTCTGGAGCTGTCGCTGCTCACTACGGCCGATGTGATCGATTATCTTCTTCACCGTCAGCATGCCGATGCTCCTCTGGATCACCGGACTGTGGCCAAGGGGCTCTCGGCTCTGCGGTCTTTCTTTCAGTTTTGTGTTCTGGAAGGGTTGCGTCCTGACAATCCAGCTACGACCATCAGCTCTCCCCGGGGTGAACATCGCCTGCCGGGGGTGCTCTCGGTGGAGGAGGTGGAACGTTTGCTCGAGCAGATTGATCTGGCTTCCCCCGGGGGGGTCCGCGATCGAGCTCTTTTTGAGTTGATTTACTCCTGCGGGTTGCGAATTTCTGAAGCGGTTGATCTGGAGCTTTATAATTTGTACCTCGACGAGGGGTTGGTGCTGGTTCGCGGGAAGGGTGATCGGGAACGTCTGGTGCCTTTGGGTGAGGAGGCGGCCCGCTGGGTTCAACGATATCTTGCCGAGGCCCGGCCCTGCCTTGTAAAGGTTGCCTCGGAGCGAGCTGTCTTTGTAAACCGTCTGGGGGGAAGGCTTTCCCGCAAGGGAATGTGGAAACGCTTTCACGAACTTACCCGGGCTGTGGGAATCGAGGCAAAGGTGCACACTTTGCGCCACAGTTTTGCCACCCATCTTTTGGAGGGCGGGGCGGATCTGAGGGCCGTCCAGGAGCTTCTGGGCCATGCCGACATTGGCACAACCCAGATATATACACATATCGACACCGAGGATCTGCGGGCCTATCACCAGCAGTATCATCCCCGGGGCGGGGCTGCCGACCGGGAAGACTCATCGGTGTGA
- a CDS encoding tetratricopeptide repeat protein, which translates to MIKLRFHRLGGAQPLRRKIPEVFLFVVAAVALGGAVLLLSGCPEKKEPELDFLRATEGVEYQGVEVAPERIAELRREARRYRSKVEEVTEALAREASFQKLLANELMQQGMHGPALEALQRALAIQTDNPVLYYLAAVASGRAARAHRIDGGREKLLEQAEALYRDAIALNPRYRAALFGLSVLLSFELDRPQEALEYARRTAELETKDPAVRFLLAHVLVRTGELAEASRIYDDLARTAPAAEQRRRAAANRDELRRNWQ; encoded by the coding sequence ATGATCAAGCTCCGGTTCCACCGCCTCGGGGGGGCGCAGCCGCTGCGGAGAAAGATTCCGGAAGTCTTTCTCTTCGTGGTGGCGGCGGTTGCGCTCGGAGGAGCAGTTCTGCTTCTTTCGGGATGTCCCGAGAAAAAGGAACCGGAGCTCGATTTTTTGCGTGCCACCGAAGGAGTTGAGTATCAGGGGGTTGAGGTGGCGCCCGAACGGATTGCGGAACTCCGCCGGGAGGCTCGCCGGTACCGATCCAAGGTGGAAGAGGTCACGGAGGCATTGGCCCGGGAGGCCTCCTTCCAGAAACTGCTTGCCAATGAACTGATGCAGCAGGGAATGCACGGCCCTGCCCTGGAGGCTCTGCAGCGGGCCTTGGCGATCCAGACGGACAACCCCGTGCTGTATTACCTGGCTGCTGTTGCTTCCGGCCGGGCTGCCCGGGCCCATCGGATCGACGGAGGCCGGGAGAAGCTCCTGGAGCAAGCCGAGGCTCTCTATCGGGATGCGATTGCTTTGAATCCCCGGTACCGGGCGGCTCTTTTCGGGCTTTCTGTTCTGCTCTCCTTTGAACTTGATCGCCCCCAAGAGGCGCTGGAGTATGCCCGACGCACGGCGGAGCTGGAAACAAAGGACCCGGCCGTTCGTTTTCTCCTGGCCCATGTCCTGGTTCGTACGGGAGAACTGGCTGAAGCGAGCCGGATTTATGATGATCTTGCCCGGACTGCGCCCGCTGCGGAGCAACGCCGACGGGCCGCTGCAAACCGTGACGAGTTGAGGAGGAACTGGCAGTGA
- a CDS encoding tyrosine recombinase — protein MTIGEEVARYLDYLRNVRRLAPASIEAYQRDLHIFCAFLEEHRCDSLSSLDSRLVRRWIRAMGTQGVAATSVNRRLSAVKGFFSSLQEEEKIRFNPAEAVRSVKTPRRLPPTMFEKEMAQLLDIDRHDLAGLRTRALLEILYSTGARISEICGANVDDLVFRKRALLVHGKGGKDRFVFLGDTAFEVLREYLPHRHEFLVQRGLVTTKALFINLRGGRLTPRGAAGIITRRIADAGLGKYLTPHGFRHSFATHLLNHGADIRVVQELLGHCRLSTTQIYTQVGMDRLRQIYRQAHPHARLRRDTAMDRGTECGRGTAMDRDTEIKKEQ, from the coding sequence GTGACAATAGGCGAAGAGGTTGCCCGTTACCTGGACTATCTGAGGAATGTTCGCCGTCTGGCCCCTGCCAGTATTGAGGCGTATCAAAGGGATTTGCATATTTTTTGTGCTTTCCTGGAAGAGCACAGATGCGATTCCCTCTCTTCCCTGGACTCCCGGCTGGTGCGGCGCTGGATACGGGCCATGGGGACCCAGGGAGTCGCCGCAACCAGTGTGAATCGACGGCTGTCGGCGGTGAAGGGGTTTTTTTCGTCTCTTCAGGAAGAAGAGAAGATACGATTCAACCCGGCGGAAGCTGTGCGGAGTGTCAAAACTCCCCGGCGTCTGCCCCCTACGATGTTCGAGAAGGAGATGGCCCAGCTTCTGGATATCGATCGTCATGACCTGGCGGGCTTGCGTACACGGGCGCTCCTGGAGATTCTCTATTCCACGGGAGCACGGATCAGCGAGATCTGTGGAGCCAACGTGGACGATCTGGTCTTTCGGAAGAGGGCGCTCCTGGTGCACGGAAAAGGCGGAAAAGACCGGTTTGTTTTTCTGGGAGATACCGCCTTTGAGGTTCTGCGGGAGTATTTACCGCATCGTCACGAGTTCCTGGTCCAGCGGGGATTGGTGACGACCAAGGCCCTGTTTATAAATCTGCGGGGGGGGCGCCTCACCCCCCGAGGAGCAGCGGGGATTATAACCAGGCGAATTGCTGATGCAGGGTTGGGGAAATATCTGACTCCTCACGGATTTCGCCATTCCTTTGCAACGCATTTGCTGAATCATGGAGCAGATATCCGGGTGGTACAGGAGCTTCTTGGGCATTGCCGTTTGTCCACCACCCAGATATACACCCAGGTAGGAATGGATCGGCTCCGTCAGATCTATCGCCAGGCCCATCCCCATGCACGATTGCGGCGGGACACAGCGATGGACCGGGGCACAGAGTGTGGCCGAGGTACAGCGATGGACCGGGACACAGAGATAAAAAAAGAACAATGA
- the ftsW gene encoding putative lipid II flippase FtsW, producing the protein MDTGRALRDSESLHAEDSVTVVIGRNSFFVEQSNDEISRFDPILMALVVLLLVVGLGMLLSASWFRAEQLYNQPLRFVLRQALWVLAGVVLCAGAALVPLNLVRRKLCYLVSAVAVLMAMTFLPGISARYMGASRWIILWGFSFQPSELVKLVLVIHLAHLLSKREGDFPRHRFFILPPLVVAVVAAVFVLLQNDYSTAIFLLLLTVLIFFAAGVPVRYFFRFTALTVPLGLIALFSREHRVRRVVAFLNPDFDPAGSGFQVMAARRALAEGGPWGVGIGRGVRKMGGIPEVQSDFIFAVLGEEIGFFGVFLVLSAFLLFTLRGIALARRQEDWFRYLLIYGLTMSITVQVMINVAVVAGLLPATGIPLPFFSSGGSSLVVTMIMCGLIMNAAAPSAPKGPRLWEGSRV; encoded by the coding sequence ATGGATACTGGGAGGGCTCTTCGCGATTCTGAGTCTCTCCACGCTGAAGATTCGGTGACGGTGGTGATCGGACGAAACAGTTTTTTCGTGGAACAGAGTAACGACGAGATCTCCCGATTTGACCCCATTCTGATGGCTTTGGTGGTCCTTCTGCTTGTGGTGGGCCTCGGGATGCTTCTCTCGGCCTCCTGGTTTCGTGCAGAACAGCTCTACAATCAACCTCTGCGCTTTGTGCTGCGTCAGGCTCTATGGGTGCTGGCGGGGGTAGTTCTCTGCGCCGGTGCAGCGCTTGTTCCCCTGAATCTGGTTCGTCGCAAATTGTGCTACCTTGTTTCTGCTGTGGCGGTCCTTATGGCCATGACCTTCCTTCCCGGGATAAGCGCCCGGTATATGGGAGCGAGCCGCTGGATCATTTTATGGGGATTCTCATTTCAACCATCGGAGCTGGTCAAGTTAGTTCTGGTGATACATCTTGCGCATCTTCTGTCCAAACGGGAGGGGGATTTTCCCCGGCACCGCTTTTTTATTCTTCCACCTCTGGTGGTGGCGGTGGTGGCTGCCGTTTTTGTTCTGTTGCAGAACGATTATTCCACGGCGATTTTTCTGCTGTTGCTGACGGTTCTGATTTTCTTTGCAGCCGGCGTGCCGGTCCGGTATTTTTTTCGCTTCACCGCTCTTACGGTTCCTCTGGGTTTGATCGCCTTGTTCAGTCGGGAACACCGGGTCCGCCGGGTTGTCGCTTTTTTGAACCCCGATTTCGATCCTGCCGGCAGTGGCTTTCAGGTCATGGCAGCTCGTCGAGCTCTGGCTGAGGGAGGCCCCTGGGGTGTGGGGATCGGTCGGGGTGTGCGAAAAATGGGAGGGATTCCCGAGGTCCAGTCGGATTTTATCTTTGCCGTTCTGGGAGAGGAAATCGGGTTCTTTGGTGTCTTCCTGGTGCTCTCGGCGTTTCTGCTCTTCACCTTGCGGGGGATCGCCCTGGCGCGTCGCCAGGAAGACTGGTTTCGGTATCTCTTGATCTACGGCCTCACCATGAGCATAACCGTTCAGGTGATGATAAATGTAGCGGTTGTGGCTGGATTGTTGCCGGCCACGGGAATTCCCTTGCCCTTTTTCTCTTCCGGGGGGTCATCGCTGGTAGTAACCATGATCATGTGTGGTTTGATCATGAACGCCGCGGCTCCCTCTGCTCCCAAAGGACCGAGACTGTGGGAGGGATCACGTGTCTGA
- a CDS encoding cell division protein FtsQ/DivIB: MSEAASFRRNRSTASPAPRRMPAGGNRWRVLWGLAVTGALLLGGLLVVQGSWLKITRIHVHADFDMSREEVLHQAGITGGMNYFLLRPAEVVARLKRNPLIREARAEKIFPNALRLDLVRRRPLVLTIFSRGDRDVLAAVDREGVIFDAGQHLGGANLPVFSGITFQGVPVGSRMPRMLEQLLEDLHRLRLEEPKLFERISELRVVPRNNGGVDILLFTADYRIPVRIGDRISPELCRWILVVLDILSQQETADQVAEVDFRSGEVVYRMKEGARGR, translated from the coding sequence GTGTCTGAGGCCGCCTCATTCCGGCGAAACCGAAGCACTGCCTCTCCTGCGCCCAGGCGGATGCCCGCCGGTGGAAACCGGTGGAGAGTATTATGGGGTCTCGCCGTTACTGGTGCGTTGCTCCTGGGGGGGCTTCTGGTGGTGCAGGGCAGCTGGTTGAAAATCACCCGCATCCATGTCCACGCTGATTTCGATATGTCCCGGGAAGAGGTGTTGCACCAGGCTGGTATCACGGGGGGGATGAATTATTTTCTCCTTCGGCCCGCCGAGGTGGTGGCTCGACTCAAGAGGAATCCCCTGATTCGTGAAGCCCGGGCGGAAAAAATCTTCCCCAACGCGCTCCGCCTTGATCTTGTCCGTCGAAGGCCGCTGGTCTTGACGATCTTCTCCCGGGGCGACCGCGATGTTCTGGCGGCTGTTGACAGGGAAGGAGTGATCTTTGATGCTGGACAACACTTGGGAGGTGCCAATCTTCCCGTTTTCTCGGGTATAACCTTTCAGGGAGTTCCTGTGGGGTCTCGTATGCCCCGGATGCTAGAGCAGCTGCTCGAGGATTTGCACAGGCTCCGTCTGGAAGAACCCAAACTTTTTGAGCGAATATCAGAGCTTCGGGTTGTGCCCCGTAACAACGGAGGAGTGGATATACTGCTGTTTACCGCAGATTATCGGATACCCGTGCGCATTGGTGACAGGATATCACCGGAGTTATGCCGGTGGATTCTCGTTGTCCTGGATATCCTGTCGCAACAGGAGACGGCAGATCAGGTGGCGGAGGTCGATTTCCGGTCAGGAGAGGTGGTGTACCGCATGAAGGAGGGAGCCCGTGGCAGGTGA